One segment of Fusarium oxysporum f. sp. lycopersici 4287 chromosome 7, whole genome shotgun sequence DNA contains the following:
- a CDS encoding pectate lyase E: protein MKFSIVFAGLFASATMASPQGNITPNTMGALERRASFPIPASKGSVTYKKVQTISGVFDGGMKTYGRGVKCTGQAEGGDADAVFLLKNGATLKNVIIGADQIEGVHCEGSCTIENVWWKKVCEDALSLKGDGNALIKGGGATGADDKVIQHNGLGTVTIDGFTVVDFGKLYRSCGNCKKMGTRNVVVKNVKAFNGKVLTGINSNKGDVSTITGTCASSVKEICVEYEGTVPGKEPKKLGSGPSKACKYSSVKSC from the coding sequence ATGAAGTTCTCCATCGTCTTCGCCGGCCTCTTCGCCTCCGCCACCATGGCCTCCCCCCAGGGCAACATCACCCCCAACACCATGGGCGCCCTCGAGCGACGCGCCTCCTTCCCCATCCCTGCCTCCAAGGGCTCTGTCACCTACAAGAAGGTCCAGACCATCTCCGGTGTCTTTGACGGCGGCATGAAGACCTACGGCCGCGGCGTCAAGTGCACTGGCCAGGCCGAGGGCGGTGACGCTGATgccgtcttcctcctcaagaACGGCGCTACCCTCAAGAACGTCATCATTGGCGCTGATCAGATCGAGGGTGTTCACTGCGAGGGCTCTTGCACCATTGAGAACGTCTGGTGGAAGAAGGTCTGCGAGGATGCTCTCTCCCTCAAGGGCGATGGCAACGCTCTCATCAAGGGTGGTGGTGCCACCGGTGCTGATGACAAGGTTATCCAGCACAACGGTCTCGGAACGGTCACCATTGATGGCTTCACCGTTGTCGACTTCGGTAAGCTCTACCGATCTTGCGGTAACTGCAAGAAGATGGGTACCCGCAACGTTGTCGTCAAGAACGTCAAGGCCTTCAACGGAAAGGTCCTCACTGGCATCAACTCCAATAAGGGTGACGTCTCCACCATCACTGGAACTTGCGCTTCTTCCGTCAAGGAGATCTGCGTTGAGTACGAGGGTACCGTTCCCGGCAAGGAGCCCAAGAAGCTCGGCTCTGGCCCCAGCAAGGCCTGCAAGTACTCTTCCGTCAAGTCTTGCTAA